In Thermodesulfobium sp. 4217-1, the genomic window TTTAGTTCATCTGTAAGGCTGGATATTGTTTGTTGCCAATTAAGATTTAAATTGTAAAGTTGTAGAAGTTTAGATTCTTGATTTTTATTATATAAATTTGTTAAATAACTCAAATTAATTCCATAATTTTTTGAAAAAACTTCATCAAATAAAATTAGATTCTCTCTCTGAGCTTCTTTTTGTGCTACGATAGAATAATCTGGACTAACATTAAAAAATATATCTGATATTGAAATATTTTTATTATTTAAAAGTTCTTTTGGTTCTTGCAATCTTAGGATTTTATTTCTATAAAATCCATAATATTCAACTAAAAAACTCAAAAGTTGTGGAGAAAATGGTCTTATGTGGGTTGGATCTATCCAAAAGTTTACTGTGCCAACACTAATATTTTCTGGGTTGGGTGTCTCCAATATTAATAGTCCCGCAGGTTTTAGTACACGCAAAGACTCCTTAACAAGTTGTTTTAAAACATCAAAAGGAAGATGTTCTGCAATATGAAAACCTGATACTACTATAAAACTGTTATCAGGGGTTTGTTTCAAAAAATCTAAAGCATCAGTATGTATTACATTCAAATTTCTTTCTCGACAGGCAGAAAGCATATTTTCATCTAAATCTACCCCAAACGCTTCCAAATCATTGTCTCTTAATAACTCAAGCCATTCTCCACGGCCACATCCAAGATCAAGAGCTTTTATGTCATCTGATTGGTATATTTGTTTGAAAGGTTCGATAAAAGGCAAATATACTTTTAATCTTTCTTTAATGAGCTCTCTAGAACCTCTATGCTTATCTTCAAATGCCCTATAAAAGTTATCCTGCATCAGCGATAATCTCCTTTAACTTGTCGCACATCATCAATACGCTCTCGTCCCATGTAAGAGGCTTAAAACTTTTCTCTTTATAATCAAAGCTATAATTCTCAAGGTCAAAAATTGCTCTTATAAGGTCGTCTGAATCGCCACACTTAAAGTATACAGGATAGTCTCCCCCAATCTCTCTAAACATGTCTATATCGGTAGTTATTAAAGGTTTTTTGTAGTGCATAGCCTCTATTACTGGCAGGCCAAAGCCTTCTCTTCTAGACGCACAGATCACGGCTTTTGACTTTATATAAAACCCCTGTAGAAAATCGTCTGGAACACTGTTTAGTATAAACAGTTTTTTATCATAAAATTTAGAATTTTTCATCTTTGCGATTAACTCGTCCACCATCCAGCCAACCTTGCCTACAATGACCAGATTCTTGTCAAAACCTTTCTCCCACAACTTTTCAAAGGCATCAAATGCTACATCATAACCTTTTCTAGGTTCGATTGTGCCTACCATCAAAAAATAAGGGGTAAATTTTTCCAATTCTTTAAGTTTATTTTCATCTATCTTTTTGCTTGCAAAATCTGAACCCAAATAAAAGTAATCAACCTCTTTTTCTACGTTTATAGATCTCAAATAGTTTTCTATATGAATTTTCTCACTTTTCGAAATGGTAAGAATGCAGTCTGTATATGAAAGCATATAATAAAAAGAATTATAAAGTTGTTTAAAAAAATATTTCATAACATAGTTAGGATTTTCAAGAGCAAGTACGTCATAAACAAGATTTATTATCTTTACTTTGTTTCTTTTTAACTCTGAAATAATATTTTTATAGCAGAAGCATTCATATTCAGGATTCCAATATATATCTATCATAAGAAGGATATCAGAACTTTTGAATAGCCCTTCTTCTTTTGGGATAATATTTTTGCGAAAGTATAGAAAATAAGAACGAATTAGTTTTGCCTTCAGGTAAATAGACTTTAGAATCGAATATATCCTCTCATCCTTGATTTTAGATTTTATAATCCCTTTTGAGATTTCCTTCAGGTTAACCTTTGATTTCGTTTTAAGAAATTCATCCAGCCGTATATATCTATCTTTATCAAATACCACCGGTATAACTTCAACGCCTAATTCCTTAGTAATAAGTTCGCGCCTTTCTATGATATTTCTTACAACTCTCTGAATGCCTGAAATAAGATTTATCTTGTATGTTTCACTACAATCAATAAATAGTCTAGGTGGCATATTTTAACCTAATGACTTTTCTACCCTTTTTAAATCTGACTCGACCATTATCTCTACAAGCCTGTCAAATTTTGTCTTTGGTTCCCATCCAAGTATCTTCCTTGCCTTGGAATAGTCACCCACCAATACATCTACCTCTGCAGGCCTATAAAATTCTTTTGACACCTCCACTATAGTTTTGCCAGTCTTTCTGTCAATACCCTTTGAGTCTATTCCTTCACCTTCCCAAACTATATCAAAGTCAAGTAAGGCACATGCCTTTTCGATAAACTCCCTTATGCTGTGAGTTTCATTCGTAGCGAGCACATAATCATCAGGTTTATCGTTCTGAAGCATCAAATACATGCCATATACATATTCGGGCGCATACCCCCAATCCCTTTTGGAATCAAGGTTGCCAAGTATGACCTTATCAGCAAGATTATATTTTATTTCTGAAAGAGTTTTCGTAATCTTTCTAGTCACAAATTCCTCACCTCTTAACTCTGACTCGTGATTGAAGAGTATACCGCTACATGCAAACATATCATACGATTCTCTGTAGTTTATCGTCATAAAGTGAGAAAATACTTTAGAAACCGCATACGGTGATCTGGGATGAAATGGA contains:
- a CDS encoding class I SAM-dependent methyltransferase, which codes for MQDNFYRAFEDKHRGSRELIKERLKVYLPFIEPFKQIYQSDDIKALDLGCGRGEWLELLRDNDLEAFGVDLDENMLSACRERNLNVIHTDALDFLKQTPDNSFIVVSGFHIAEHLPFDVLKQLVKESLRVLKPAGLLILETPNPENISVGTVNFWIDPTHIRPFSPQLLSFLVEYYGFYRNKILRLQEPKELLNNKNISISDIFFNVSPDYSIVAQKEAQRENLILFDEVFSKNYGINLSYLTNLYNKNQESKLLQLYNLNLNWQQTISSLTDEL
- the gmd gene encoding GDP-mannose 4,6-dehydratase, producing MKKAIITGIRGQDGAYLAKLLLEKGYTVYGADRRSGGSDNWRLKELGIARKVKILYMDLLEHSNIKEVISKVMPDEVYNLAAQSFVGASFKQPMLTADVDAMGVLRLLDAIKNIKPDTKFYQASTSEMFGKVRETPQNELTPFHPRSPYAVSKVFSHFMTINYRESYDMFACSGILFNHESELRGEEFVTRKITKTLSEIKYNLADKVILGNLDSKRDWGYAPEYVYGMYLMLQNDKPDDYVLATNETHSIREFIEKACALLDFDIVWEGEGIDSKGIDRKTGKTIVEVSKEFYRPAEVDVLVGDYSKARKILGWEPKTKFDRLVEIMVESDLKRVEKSLG
- a CDS encoding glycosyltransferase family 1 protein; the protein is MPPRLFIDCSETYKINLISGIQRVVRNIIERRELITKELGVEVIPVVFDKDRYIRLDEFLKTKSKVNLKEISKGIIKSKIKDERIYSILKSIYLKAKLIRSYFLYFRKNIIPKEEGLFKSSDILLMIDIYWNPEYECFCYKNIISELKRNKVKIINLVYDVLALENPNYVMKYFFKQLYNSFYYMLSYTDCILTISKSEKIHIENYLRSINVEKEVDYFYLGSDFASKKIDENKLKELEKFTPYFLMVGTIEPRKGYDVAFDAFEKLWEKGFDKNLVIVGKVGWMVDELIAKMKNSKFYDKKLFILNSVPDDFLQGFYIKSKAVICASRREGFGLPVIEAMHYKKPLITTDIDMFREIGGDYPVYFKCGDSDDLIRAIFDLENYSFDYKEKSFKPLTWDESVLMMCDKLKEIIADAG